From the Salana multivorans genome, the window CGAGCGGCTGCCGGAGCTCGTCATCGAGTCGCTCAGCGTGTTCCGCGTGCTCGAGCTGTGCGCCCGACGGGAGTACGACGAGCTGACCGCCTACCTCGCTGCGGCCGTCGTACGCCTCGCGGGTGCCGGGGCGCAGGTGGGCACGCTGACCGCGCTCACCCCGCACCTCGTGTTCGACCGCCTCCAGGCCGCGTCGCCCATCCCGCTCGTCAGCGCCGTCGAGGCCACCCGTGACGCGGCGCTGGCCCGGGGCGCCCGCCGCCTTGCGCTGCTCGGGACCGAGCCGACGATGACCCAGGACTTCTTCGCGCGACCGCTGCGTGAGGCGGGCCTCGCCGTCGTGACTCCGGCGCTGGACGAGATCGCGTACATCCAGGAGAAGATCGTCCGCGAGCTGGAGCACGGCGTCGTGCTCGACGAGACCCGGGACGGCTTCGCCGCGATCATCCGGCGCCTGCGCGAGGACGCGGGCGCCGAGCACGTCGTCCTCGGCTGCACCGAGCTGCCGCTCCTGCTCGACGACACGACCTCGCCCCTGCCGTGCCTCGACCCGGTCGAGGCGCACACGCGAGCCCTCGTCGAGGCGATCACCGGCTCAGACGGTTGAGCCCCGCAGGATCGACGTCATCTTCTTCCCGCGCGCGACCTCGTCGACGAGCTTGTCCATCCACCGCACCTGCTGCATGAACGGGTCCTCGATCTCCTCGACGCGGTAGCCGCAGATGAGCCCCGTGATGAGCGAGGCGTTCGGGTTCATCGCGGGCGCCTGGGCGAAGAACGTCTCGAGGTCGGTCTCGTCAGCGACGACGCGCTCGAGCCCGGCCTCGTCGTAGCCGGTGAGCCACGTGATGACGGTGTCGACGTCGTCCTTCGAGCGTCCCTTCCGCTCGACCTTCTCCAGGTACAGCGGGTAGATGCTCGCGAACGACATGCGCCGGATGCGCTCCATGTTGTGGGCCATCGCCGGTCCTTCCTCGGGTCGTCTCGGGTCTGCCCCGACGGTAGCGACGGTAGTACGGTGACGCTCCATGAACGCGCTGGAGCTCACGACCGTCCTCGAGCCGCGCGGGCCGGCCGCCGCGATCGTCCTCTCCGACGAGCAGGTCGCCGCCTTCGACGCGGGCCGGGCGTTCCCCGTCACCGTGACGATCGACGGGCGCACGGCCCGGCTGCGTCTGGCGCGGATGGGCGGGGAGAACCTCGTCGGCCTGAGCAGGGCGGCGCGTGCGGATCTCGGCGTCGAGATCGGGCAGGACGTCACCGTCGTGATCGCCCTCGACGAGGCGCCGCGCGAGGTGGAGGTCCCGGCGGAGCTGGCCGCGATCCTCGACGGCGACGCGGGGCTGCGGTCCGCGTGGGACGCGCTCGCGTTCAGTCATCGCCGCGAGCACGCGCGGGCGGTCGCCGAGGCCAAGCGACCCGAGACGCGACAGCGGCGCGTCGACGCCGTGGTCGAGGCACTCAGGCGGCGCTGACGGCCTCGCGCGCCAGGAGGCTGCGCTTCACGTCAAGCCCCCAGGCGAACCCGCCGAGCGCGCCGCCCGTGCGCAGGACGCGGTGGCACGGGACGAACAGCGCCGGCGCGTTCCGCGCGCAGATGGAGGCGGCCGCCCGCACGGCGCTGGGCCGGCCGATCGTTGCCGCCAGCTCGGTGTACGTGAGCGGCCGGCCGGGTGCGATGTCGCGCAGCGCGCGCCAGCCGGTGAGCTGAAGCTCCGTCCCGCTCTGACGGACCGCGACGTCGTCGATCGCCGTGGTCTCGCCCTCGTAGTAGGCGAGGGCCGCCTCGGCCGCGCTCGTCCGTCCGCGCCGGACGTCGAGGTCGCGCCACGCGAGGGGCAGCCGGGCGAGCAGGGCGTCGAGGTCGGCGGTCCAGCCCGACGCGAGCACGGCGCCGTCCTCGTCGGCGAGGAGGCTGAACGGGCCGTCGGGCGTGGTGACGGTCTCGATGACGGTGGTCATGGGGTTGCTCCGGTCTGCGGTGGGACGTGGGGGAGAGGTGGGCCGGGGGTGCCGGGCGTCGGTGCGACGGCCCGCCACAGGTGGGCGGTGAGGTAGCTGCGCCAGGGGGCGGTGCGGGCGGCCCAATCGGTCAGGCCGCGGGCGTCCGACGGGATGCCCGCGACCGCCGCACCGGCGCGGGCGGCGACGTCGCCGGGCAGCAGGACGTCCGGGTCGGCGAGGATCCGCATCCGGACGTAGTCGGCGGTCCACGGACCGATGCCCGGCATGGCGAGCAGCGCGGCGCGCTGCGTGGGGCCGTCGTCGGCGCTGGTGAGCACGAGGTCGCCGGACGCGAGCGCCGCCGCCGCGCCACGGATCGCCGCGATGCGCCGGGCCGGCCCCCGCAGCACCTCGTGACCGCGCTCCGCGATCACCGTCATGGTCGGGAACAGCGTGCTCAGGTGGTGCCACGACTCGCCGGGGTCGGGCAGTCGCTCGCCGAGCCCGGCGGCCAGGGTCCCGAGCATCGACGTGGCCGAGGCCGTGGAGATCTGCTGGCTCACCATCGCGCGGACGAGCATCTCGTGCGGGTCGACGGCGCCGGGGACGCGGATGCCGGGCGTCCGCGCGATCAGGGGGACCAGCTCGGGTTGCCGCGCGAGCGACGCGCCGATCCCGACCGGGTCCGCGTCGAGGTCGAACAGCCGGCGCGCGCGTGTGACGAGCGCACCGAGGTCGGCGAGCGCCGTGAGCCTGGCGCGGAGCCGGAGGTTGCCGAGCGCGTCGAGGTGGAGCTGGAACCAGGCCGGTCCGCCGTCCAGGCGCAGCACGCGGGTGTAGCTCGGCGAGGCCTCGTCGAACGGCGCCGCGACGACGGGCGACGTGTGCTCGACGCCCGGCAGCGTGCGCACGCGCACCCAGTTGAACAGGCCGGGCAGGTCGATCGGCGTGCGGTGGGGGAGCAGGAGGTCGATCTCGCCCGGCGCCGTGGTTGTCTGGTCCGCCCGACCGGCGGGGCCCGCCCCGCCCGTCGCCACGCCCGTCGGCCGGTGCCCCGTGCGGGCCGCCGCACGCGGCGTCCGGCGCTGGCGCCGGAGCTCGGTCGGCGTGAGTCCGAAGACCTCGCGCACGGTGTCGTTGAACTGGCGCAGGCTGGCGAACCCGGCGCCGAACGCGACGTCGGAGACGGGCAGGTCGGTCTCCACGAGCAGCAGGCGGGCCGTCCATGCGCGGTGGGCGCGCGCGAGCGCCAGCGGGCCGGCCCCCAGCTCCGTCGTCAGGACGCGCGTCAGGTGACGGGGGGAGTAGCCGAGCCGTCGCGCGAGGCCGGGCACACCCTCCGCGTCGACGACGCCCTCCGTGATGAGCCGCATCGCGCGACCGGCGGCATCCCCGCGGACGTTCCAGGCCGGCGACCCGGGGGCCGCCTCGGGCAGGCACCTCTTGCACGCGCGGAACCCGGCCTCGTGGGCGGCGGCGCTCGTGGGGTAGAAGGCGACGTTGGCCGGCTTGGGCGTGCGTGCGGGACAGCTCGGGCGGCAGTAGATGCCGGTGCTGAGGACGGCCGTGACGAACTGGCCGTCGAACCGGGCGTCGCGCGTCTCGACGGCTCGGTAGCGCTCGTCGAAGCTCGTGGGGCCGGTGGTCATGTCCCAAGCCTCGCACGCCGCCGGGGTCCGAACTAGCGGGAATCGGACATCGCCGTCCTGGACCGTGACCGGCACCGAAGGTCGGAGGCCCGGCAGTGGGCCGGCGGTCGGTGACGGCGCCCGGGCAGACAAGAGGCCGGCTGACCCGCAGGGGGCGGAGGGCCAGCCGGCCTGGATCGAGAGTACAGCATGTCGGGCCTCGGGTCATCCCGGGGTGACCCCAGGGATGATCCAGGGGTGACGTCAGCGGGCGAGGCGGTCCGTCCAGAAAGAACAGAGTGTGTGCTAGGTTTTTTCTTTGTCGAATCTACGCCAACGACCATGGAGACATCATGCCCGTTCGAAAAACACTCACCTCCCTCGTGATCGGGTCGACCATCGCTCTCGCTATCGTCACCGTTCCAACGGTGGCCACTGCGGAGACGTCCTGGGTCGGCGGTGGCTACTGGGATCGCGGTGCCGACAACAAGGACGTGTGGAGCTTCTACGATCACGCGACCAAGGTCCACAAGGCATCGACGCTCGGCCGCGAGGGGACGAAGAGCAGTGGCTGGATCCAGTCCGGAAAGCGAGCGATCTCGATCCAGCTCGTGAAGCTCTCCGGCAACCGCGCCTACTACGACTTCAAGTAGCCGTGCTGGTTCTGGACCTGCCGCGGTGTCGAGACACCCGTTCCCTCCGACGTCCCGGCGCCACGCTCGTCGGGCTCGCGCTCGCGGCGGGACTGATCGGCGGCACCGGATGTACCGATGCGTCCTCAGCCGGGGCGTCGGCCGAGTCGCCGACCGGACCGCGGCCGACGTTCACGGGCCCGTACGCGGCGGAGTTCGAGAAGTACTACGACGAGGCGACGACGGACTTCGAGCGAGAGGTGCTCGCGACGAGCGAGGTCACCGACGCTGCCTACGCCGAGATGGAGGAACGCTTCTCCTCGTGCCTGGCTGACGGCGGGATCGAGTTCAGCGGGTTCGAGCCAGACGGCGCCTACGAGACCTCGCTGGCGCCCAACGGGGCCGACACCATGGCCATCGTGAACGAGTGCGCCGAGACGACCGGGGCGAACACGATCGGCCTGCTGCACGACCTCATGTTCGCCGACCCGGAGAACCTCGGCGGGCCGGTCGTCATGGCGGAGTGTCTGGTGCGCACCGGGATCGTCGACGAGGGCTACACCGGCGAGGACTACACACGCGACCTCGACGGTCGGTTCCGGGACATGAGGGCGCTCCCGGCCGAGGAGTGGACCGCCTTCGTCGGCTGCACCGCAGACTCCTCCGGGTACGCACGGTGAGGGAACGGCGCGCCCGGTCGGGGCTGGCGGTGATCGCCGCGGTCTCGCTGGCTGCCAGCGCGAGCCTGGTGACGGCTCTCGTCCTTCGGCCCCCGCCGCCGCCGGAGCTGACCGGCCCGGGCGGCGGGGGTTCCGCCCCCGTCGACGCGATCGAGTTCTGGGACGAGCGCGCCGTCACGCTGGAGCCCGACTGGGAGCGTCCCGTGGAGGTGCGCTCGCCGGGGGCCGGCATGGTGACGGCCGACTCGTGCTTTGCGGGGCGTGCGCTGCTCGGTGGTGAGAGCTTGCTGTCGCTCGGTGGGATCGAGGTGGTCATGATCGACACGGCCGTTCCGCTGTGGCGCGACCTGGTGCCGGGGGACGTCGGCCCGGACGTCGATGCCGTCGAGGAGCTGGTGGTCCGTCGCGGCGAGCCGGCACAGGTGTCCGGGGCGCTCTCCGAGGCGACGATCGCTGCCTTCGACGCTGCCGTCGGTGGTGGGCCGATCGTCCGGGACGGCGTCCGAGTCCTCGCGGCCGACCGCGCCATGTGGGTTCCTCCCGGTGAGCCGACGGTGGACGACTGCGTCGTGACCGTTGGGCAGACGGTCGAGCCCGGCGAGGTGGTCGCGACGCTCACGCCGACCCTGCGGTCGCTCGAGGTCGTGGTCGACGGCGGGGTGGACGGCGTGGATGGCGGGGACGACGACCCTTCGGCCCGCTCGCTCGTCGTCGACGGTATCGAGGTCCACCTGCCGGACGGCGGCGTCCTGTCCGGTGACGACCTCGATGCCCTGGCGTCGGCACCGTCGCTGAGAGCTCAGAGCCTCGAGAGCGGTCCGCCGGTCGGTACCACCCGTCGTCGCGACCCGATCGCCGCCTACGTCGTGCCGCCTGCGGCCATCACCGTCGCGATCGACGGCACGACATGTGTCCACAGCGACGGCGAGGTCCGCGTGGTCGAGGTCGTCGGTTCCGAGCTCGGTCGGACCTACGTCACGAGCCCGGTCGAGCTGGCGCGGGTCGAGACCGGACGAACCGAGGCACCCTCGTGCGGGTAGACCTGCACGAGCTCGGCTTCCGCTATGGGGACGGGCCGTGGCTGTTCCGGGACGTCTCGTGCCGTCTGGTCCCGGGGGAGAGCTACGCACTCGCCGGACCGTCCGGCAGCGGCAAGAGCACCCTGCTCGCTCTGCTCGCCGGGTGGCTCGTCCCGACCCTCGGGCAGGTGCAGCGCCCGGGGATCGCACGGGTGGGCTGGGTCTTCCAGCACCCGGTGGGCACACCGAGGCGCACTGCCGTCGACCACGTGGCGCTGCCACTGCTCGCGAGGGGCGCGCGACCGGCACGGGCACTCGACGAGGCCGCGGACCTGCTGGCCCGGTTCGGGCTCGCCGGGGTGGTCGACCATGAGTTCCGCGCGCTCTCGGGCGGTGAGGCGCAGCGCGTGATGTTCGCGAGGGCGGTGGCGGCGGATCCCGATCTGCTCCTGCTCGACGAGCCGACCGCCCAGCTCGACCGAGAGACCTCCACCTCGATCAACGCAACCATCGACTCGCTTCGGTCGAGCGGGCGCGTCGTGGTGGTCGCCACCCACGACCCCGACACGCAGGAGCGGTGCACGGAACGGATCGACCTGAGCGACGAGAGCCCGCGGCCGTCATGAGGCTCGAGGCGATCCTGCGGGAGGCGCGAGCTGGCCTGGCCTCGGCGACCGCGCGTGTCGCGGCCGTGCTGGGGGCCGCGCTCGTCCTCGTTCTGGTGACGACCGGCATCGACCGCCTCGTCATCGCGCAGTCCGTCGATCGAGCCTTCGAGTTCCAGGCCCGTGGCGGGGCCGTCCAGGTCGTGAGTGCACCGGGAGGAATCGACGGGTCTCGGTGCGAGGGACTCTCACGCCTCGACGGGGTGTCGTCGGCGGGCGCCCTGTCCCACCTGGACGGACGACGCGCCAGCGCGGCCGTCCTTCCCGACGCCCCGTTCGCCCTTCCCCGGGTCACGCCCGCATTCGTGGACGTGCTGGGTGGCAGGCGGCCGAGCGCCGTCGGCATCGTCCTGTCCGCCGAGCTCGCGGATGCGACGGAGCTCGTCCCCGGCGACGCCCTTCATCTCGTGGTCGGAGGCTCGACGAGGCCGTCGCCAACGGTCGTGGCGATCCTCGACGTCCCCGCGGACGTGCACCGGGCGGGGCTGGGCTACTCCGCGCTCGACGTGGCGCCGTCGTCCGGGGTCTTCGACGAGTGCTGGGTGGAGGTCTGGCCGCCCGATCCGAACCTCAGACCCATGCTGTTCCTCTCGGTGTCGCAGGGTGCCAGCTCGGAGGCACCGGTGATCGAGCAGCTCGTGCCCCGTCTCGGCGACGGCACGGCGATCGCGGGGGCCTACGGAGAGCGGATCACCAGAGGCGCTCCGGCACTGCTCCTGACCGGTGCGCTCGCCCTCGGGTTCTTCTCGGTCAGGCTGCGTCGGACGGAGCTCTCCTCCGCCCGGCACGCCGGGGTCTCCGCCGTCGACGTGCTGGCCGTCGTCCTGGCGGAGACCATGGTCTGGGCGTCGTCGGTTGGGCTCCTGGCGGTTGCCTGCTCGACGGCGGTGATGGCGAGCGTCGACCAGCTGGCCAACGGAGCACGAGCGGGCCTCGTCGATGCCGCCGTCCTCGTCCTCGGGGTGATCATCGGTGCCACGGCCGGCTGCCTCACCGTTCGCGAACGAGACTTCGCACGCTACTCGCGGGACCGGTGACGCAGTCCCCGGCCCCGGCGATCGTCGCCACGACGGTGGGTAGCTACTCGCTCGCGAGCGCTTCCTCGATCGCCCGACGCAGCGTCTCCCGGGAGGAGGCGGCCGCCGCGAGCACCGTGTCGCTGCCGACGGGTTCCGTCGCGAACGACAGGTCGGACACGACGGACAGGCCGGCGACGCGCAGCCCGAGGGCCGCGGCCATGAGCGCCTCGTGCACGGTCGACATCCCGACGACGTCGACGCCCGAGGCCGCCAGCAGCCGCGTCTCGGCCATGGTCTGGTACTCCGGTCCGCGCAGCTGCGCGTACGTTCCCTCGCGGTGGGTGACGCTCGCCGTCGCGGCGGCGAGGGTGCGGTCCCAGACGCCCCGCGGGTCGAGGAACACCGTGCCGTCGAACGGGGAGGAACCCGTGAGGTTGAGGTGGTCGACGATCGTGACGACGTCGCCCAGCCGCCAGTCCCGCAGGCAGCCGTTGGCGTTGGTGAGCACGACGCGGGAGGCGCCGGCCGCCGCCGCGATCCGCACCAGCGCCGTCACGAACGGCCGCTCGACCCCCTCGTAGAGGTGGGTGCGGCCGGAGGTCACGAGCACGCGCCGCCCGGCGAGGTCGACGACGTCCCACCGGTCCTCGTGCCCGTCGGCCGCCGGCGCCAGGACGCCCGGGAGCTCCGACAGCCGCGCCGACGCGAGGACGCCGCGCGTCGACGTCGACCACTGCGACGTGATCTCGGCGAGGCCCGAGCCGAGCACGACGAGCGCGTCGAGCCGGCCACCGGCGGCCGCCGTGATGACGTCGGCGGCGGCGCGGTCGGCGGCGGTCAGGAGCGCCGCCGGAAACTCCTCGGGTGTCACGCCGCGCCGCCGTCGAAGTGCGCGAGCGAGCCGGTCTTCTCCTGGTGCGCGACGCGCCCGCGGCACAGCACGAGGTAGCCGACGTAGCCGATGACGAGCGCGAACAGCACGCCGAGGTTCGCGTACGCCCACCCGCCGTCCTTGCCGCCGACGGCACCGAGCAGGTAGCCCTGCCAGGACAGCCAGCCCGCGGAGGTGTTGACGACGAAGCCCCACCCGACGACCGTCGCGACGACGAGGATGCCGAGCGACGTCCAGTTGACCGAGCCGTAGATGCCCTTGGCCGTGAACAGGTCGGCCTCCGCGTAGTCCTTCCGGCGCAGCGTGATGTCCGCCAGCATGACGCCGGCCCAGCCGGCGATGACGACACCGAGCGTGATGAGGAAGCCCTGGAACGCACCGAAGAACGAGTCCGTGAAGAACACGATGACGATGGTGCCGATGGTCATGATCGTGCCGTCGATGGCCGTGGCGACCGGGCGGGCGACGGGAAGGCCGGTCGCGAGCAGGGAGAGGCCGGAGGAGTAGATGTCCATGATGATGCCGCCGATGAGGCCGAGGATCGCGACGATCGCGAACGGCACGAGGAACCACGTCGGCAGGATGACGGAGATCGCACCGATCGGGTCGGCGTCGACGGCCGCGGCCAGCTCGGGGTTGGACCCGGCGAGCAGGAGACCGACGAGGACGAGCGCGACGGTCGGCAGCGCGGCGCCGAACGTCGTCCAGCCGACGACGCCGCGCGTCGACGCGGTCCGCGGCAGGTAGCGCGAGTAGTCGGCGCCGGTGTTGACCCAGCCGAGACCGAAGCCGGTCAGGACCATGACGAGCGCACCGATGACGGCGCTCGTGGGGCCGGCCGGGATGGCCGTGACGGCGGAGAAGTCGATCTTGCCGGCGATCAGGACGATGTAGACGATCGTGAGCGCGGCCGTGATCCAGGTGATCCAGGTCTGCGCCTTCATCAGCGTGTCGAACCCGAGGACGCCGGCGCCGCCGGCGACGAGCACGACCCCGACGAGGGCGATGACCTGGGCGACGGTGTGGTTCCCGAACCCGAGCGCTCCCATGACGGTCGCGGCGGCGAGCACCGCCATGACGCACAGGAACGTCTCCCAGCCCACCGTGAGGATCCAGGAGATGGCGGCCGAGATGCGGTTGCCGTTGTAGCCGAACGGGGCGCGGGACAGGACGAGGGTCGGCGCCGAGCCTCGCTTGCCGGCGATCGCGATGAGGCCGACCAGCAGGAAGCTGGCGACGACGCCGATGAGGGACGCGACGACGGCCTGGCTGAACGAGATCCCGAAGCCGAGGACCCAGGCGCCCCAGGAGATGCCGAGGACGGCGATGTTGGCCGCGAACCACGGCATGAACAGGTCGGAGGGCTTGCCCTTGCGCCTCGACTCCGGGATGACGTCCGTCCCCGCCATCTCGACGGTCAGCCCGCCGACGGTCTCGGTGAGCTGCGACGGTTCCTGGACGGTGCTCATGGCGTGCCTCTCTGCGGGTGCCGCGGCAGGCGTGCGCCGTGCCGAGCGGTGTGGGGGCCAGTGACGAGAGCAACGGTAGGGCTCCGGCGGTGGCGAGTCGAGTCTCGTCCACGGAGGGGCGCGTGGCCGAGACGCGGCTTAGGGCAGCGGCACGAGCGCCGACGTGATCCGGACCCGGTCGGCGGAGTACCAGGGGGCGAGGGCCAGCTCGATGCGGTCGCGCAGGTCGGGCGTCTCGAGCACGACCTGGACGTCGAACGTCCCTCCGATGGTGTCCGGGCCCCAGCTCAGCAGTCCCAGCTCCGCCCAGTCGTCGCCGACGGCGGAGGCCAGCGCCTCCGAGGCCGCCATCGCCTCGGCGTTCGTGGGGACCCTCGAGGAGGAGCCGGTGTCCTCGATCGTGCCGACGCAGAGCCAGCCGGGCCAGACCTCGCGCAGGCTGGCGTGCGCCGCCTCGGCGTCGGCATCCGGTGTGAGCAGCACGTTGAACTCGCTGGCGCCGTCCGAGACGTAGAGCTCGACGTACCCCGGCAGCGCGGCGGCGCGCTCCTGGAGCCGGCCGACCGCGCCCATCGGGTCGGCGGCGGTGGCCTCCTCGTCGCCGCCGCGCCACGGGTCGTCGCACAGCGGCTGGAAGTCCCGGTCGCCGCCGGGCTCGGGGGCCTCGTACCCCTCGGGCGGCTCCTGACGCACCGGCTCGGTCAGCGTGAAGGTCTCCCCGTCGAAGGTCCCGACCACCCAGCCGCTGCCCCAGGTGACGCCCGAGGCCGTCTCCGCGTCGGGCACGTCGTCCCAGTCGAGGCCGACGACGACGGGGCCGCCGCACTGCGGCGGGTAGGACTCGGCGACCCCGCCGAGACACAGCTCCGGCTCGCCGCCCTCCGCCTGGATGAGGAACGCGCGGGCCCCGTACACGATCCACGCCGTGTCGGTCGGCCCGTCGCCCGCGCCGACGGAGGTGGCGCAGCCGGCGAGGCCGGCCGCGAGCCCGGTGCCGACGGAGACCGCGGCGAGCGTCCTGGTCAGGGCTACGGTGCGCATACCCGAGAGTGTCCGGGGCGGCGACGATCTTGCACCGCCGCGGACCGAGACACCCCGTCCCACGGTGCGGACGTGACGTGCGTCTCGCCTAGGCCCATGGTCACGCCGGGAAACCGTTCGACCCGGAATGATGAGGTCCATGAACCTGGGAGTTCCTCGCGCGACGCTGACCGGCGCCAGCACCGTCGCCGCGACACCACCGACCGTCCGGGCGCTGCGCAAGCTCGGCTACGACGTCCTCGTCGAGGCCGGAGCCGGTGCTCGCGCCTCGCTGCCCGACGCGCTGTACGAGACCGAGGGCGCGATGCTCACGGACGCGGCCGGGGCGTGGGGCGCCGACGTCGTGCTGCTCGTCCAGCCGCTCACGGTGGACGACGTCAACCGGCTCTCGCCGGGAGCCGCCGTCATCGCGCCCATGGCACCCGCGGCCAACCCGCAGCTCGTGACGGCCCTCGCGGCGCGCGGCGTCACGGCGCTCGCGCTGGACGCCGTCCCGCGGATCTCCCGCGCGCAGGCGCTCGACATCCTCTCGACCAACTCCAACATCGCCGGCTACCGCGCCGTCATCGAGGCGGCCGAGGCCTACTCCGGCATGTTCGGCGGGCAGGTGACGGCCGCCGGCAAGACGGCGCCCGCGACCGTGTTCGTCATCGGCGCCGGGGTCGCCGGCCTCGCCGCGATCGGCGCCGCGAGCAGTCTCGGCGCCCAGGTGCGGGCCTTCGACGTCCGGCCCGAGGCCGGCGAGCAGATCGCCTCGATGGGCGGCACCCCCGTGGTCGCGCCGCAGGCGCAGCAGGAGATCGCCGCCGACGGCTACGCCAAGCCGCTGACGCCCGAGCAGCAGGCCGCCGCCATGGACGTGTACGCGGCCGAGACCGCCACCGCCGACGTCGTCATCACGACGGCGCTCGTCCGCGGCTCCGCTCCCACGACCATCACGTCCGCCATGGTCGAGGCGATGCGCCCCGGCAGCGTCATCGTCGACCTGGCCGCCTCGGGCGGCGGGAACTGCGAGGAGACCGAGCCGGGCGAGCGCATCGTCACGCGAGGCGGCGTCACGATCATCGGGGACCGCGACCTCACGGCCGCGATGCCCCGGCACACCTCGCAGCTCCTCGGGACGAACATCGTCAACCTGCTCACGCTCATGACGCCCGGCAAGGACGGGCAGCTCGTGCTCGACCTGGACGACGTCGTCGTCCGCGGCATGACCGTGACCGCCGGCGACGAGGTGCTCTGGCCGCCGCCGCCCGTGCAGGTCTCGGCCGCACCGGCCGCCACGACGGCCCCGGCCCCCACCGCCGAGGAGCTCGCGGCCCGCGCCGCGGCGGCCGAGGAGGCTGCGCGGGGCAGGGCCAGGCGCCGCATGCTCTGGTACGCGCTCGGGGCGGTGCTCCTCGCGCTCGGGCTCTCGTTCTCGCCCGGCGCGTTCCTCGGCCACTTCTGGATCTTCGCACTCGCCGTCGTCATCGGCTTCTACGTCATCTCGCAGGTGAGCCACTCGCTGCACACCCCGCTCATGGCGCAGACCAACGCCATCTCGGGGATCATCCTCGTCGGCGCGCTGCTCCAGCTCGGCAGCGACAACCCGTGGGTCACCGGCCTCGCGTTCGTCGCGGCCGCCGTGGCCAGCATCAACATCTTCGGAGGCTTCCTCGTGACCTACCGGATGCTCGGCATGTTCCGGACGGGGGACGCGAAGTGAGTCTCGTCGCCGTCGCGCAGGTCAGCTACCTCGTCGCCGCCGTCCTGTTCATCCTGTCCCTCGCGGGTCTGTCGAAGCAGACGACGGCCCTGCGCGGCAACCTCCTCGGCATGGTCGGGATGGGTCTCGCGCTCGCCGCGACGATCGTGCTCGCGCTCGACGTCGCGCGGTACGGACGCGGCGTCCTCGTCACGGCCCTGCTCATCGCGCTCGTGCTGCTCATCGGGGCCGGCGTCGGAACCTGGCGCGCGCGCACGGTCGAGATGACGCAGATGCCGGAGCTCATCGCGATCCTGCACTCGTTCGTCGGGCTCGCGGCCGTGCTCGTCGGGATCAACTCGTTCCTGCTCGAGCGGGAGGGCGCCGTCCACCTCGTCGAGGTGTTCCTCGGGGTCTTCATCGGCGCCGTCACGTTCACGGGCTCGATCGTCGCCTACCTCAAGCTCGCGGCGAAGATCCCCTCCCGCGCGCTCACGCTGCCCGGCAAGCACGCGATCAACCTCGGGCTCGTCGTCGCCTCGGCCGGGCTGGGAGCCTGGTTCGTCGCCGCCCCGAGCATCGTGCCGCTGCTGCTCATGACGCTCCTGGCGCTCGCGCTCGGCTGGCACCTCGTCGCCTCGATCGGCGGCGGGGACATGCCCGTCGTCGTCTCGATGCTCAACTCCTACTCGGGGTGGGCCGCCGCGGCCGCCGGCTTCATGCTCGGCAACGACCTGCTCATCGTGACGGGTGCGCTCGTCGGCTCCTCCGGTGCGATCCTCAGCTACATCATGTGCAAGGCCATGAACCGCTCGTTCGTCTCCGTCATCCTCGGCGGGTTCGGCGAGGGGACGACCTCGTCGGCGTCCTCGGCCGCCGGCGAGCAGGGCGAGCACCGCGAGACGACGGCGGAGGAGGTGGCCGCCGAGCTGCTCGCCGCTCGGTCCGTCGTCATCACCCCCGGCTACGGCATGGCCGTCGCGAAGGCGCAGTACCCCGTGGCCGAGCTCGTCTCGAAGCTGCGCGCGCGGGGCGTC encodes:
- a CDS encoding aspartate/glutamate racemase family protein — translated: MRKLGMIGGTGPESTIAYYRAVIGGVQEVAGAERLPELVIESLSVFRVLELCARREYDELTAYLAAAVVRLAGAGAQVGTLTALTPHLVFDRLQAASPIPLVSAVEATRDAALARGARRLALLGTEPTMTQDFFARPLREAGLAVVTPALDEIAYIQEKIVRELEHGVVLDETRDGFAAIIRRLREDAGAEHVVLGCTELPLLLDDTTSPLPCLDPVEAHTRALVEAITGSDG
- a CDS encoding DUF2200 domain-containing protein encodes the protein MAHNMERIRRMSFASIYPLYLEKVERKGRSKDDVDTVITWLTGYDEAGLERVVADETDLETFFAQAPAMNPNASLITGLICGYRVEEIEDPFMQQVRWMDKLVDEVARGKKMTSILRGSTV
- a CDS encoding YdeI/OmpD-associated family protein gives rise to the protein MNALELTTVLEPRGPAAAIVLSDEQVAAFDAGRAFPVTVTIDGRTARLRLARMGGENLVGLSRAARADLGVEIGQDVTVVIALDEAPREVEVPAELAAILDGDAGLRSAWDALAFSHRREHARAVAEAKRPETRQRRVDAVVEALRRR
- a CDS encoding methylated-DNA--[protein]-cysteine S-methyltransferase, whose product is MTTVIETVTTPDGPFSLLADEDGAVLASGWTADLDALLARLPLAWRDLDVRRGRTSAAEAALAYYEGETTAIDDVAVRQSGTELQLTGWRALRDIAPGRPLTYTELAATIGRPSAVRAAASICARNAPALFVPCHRVLRTGGALGGFAWGLDVKRSLLAREAVSAA
- a CDS encoding DNA-3-methyladenine glycosylase 2 family protein yields the protein MTTGPTSFDERYRAVETRDARFDGQFVTAVLSTGIYCRPSCPARTPKPANVAFYPTSAAAHEAGFRACKRCLPEAAPGSPAWNVRGDAAGRAMRLITEGVVDAEGVPGLARRLGYSPRHLTRVLTTELGAGPLALARAHRAWTARLLLVETDLPVSDVAFGAGFASLRQFNDTVREVFGLTPTELRRQRRTPRAAARTGHRPTGVATGGAGPAGRADQTTTAPGEIDLLLPHRTPIDLPGLFNWVRVRTLPGVEHTSPVVAAPFDEASPSYTRVLRLDGGPAWFQLHLDALGNLRLRARLTALADLGALVTRARRLFDLDADPVGIGASLARQPELVPLIARTPGIRVPGAVDPHEMLVRAMVSQQISTASATSMLGTLAAGLGERLPDPGESWHHLSTLFPTMTVIAERGHEVLRGPARRIAAIRGAAAALASGDLVLTSADDGPTQRAALLAMPGIGPWTADYVRMRILADPDVLLPGDVAARAGAAVAGIPSDARGLTDWAARTAPWRSYLTAHLWRAVAPTPGTPGPPLPHVPPQTGATP
- a CDS encoding lactococcin 972 family bacteriocin, which encodes MATAETSWVGGGYWDRGADNKDVWSFYDHATKVHKASTLGREGTKSSGWIQSGKRAISIQLVKLSGNRAYYDFK
- a CDS encoding ABC transporter ATP-binding protein, whose amino-acid sequence is MRVDLHELGFRYGDGPWLFRDVSCRLVPGESYALAGPSGSGKSTLLALLAGWLVPTLGQVQRPGIARVGWVFQHPVGTPRRTAVDHVALPLLARGARPARALDEAADLLARFGLAGVVDHEFRALSGGEAQRVMFARAVAADPDLLLLDEPTAQLDRETSTSINATIDSLRSSGRVVVVATHDPDTQERCTERIDLSDESPRPS
- a CDS encoding purine-nucleoside phosphorylase, with the protein product MTPEEFPAALLTAADRAAADVITAAAGGRLDALVVLGSGLAEITSQWSTSTRGVLASARLSELPGVLAPAADGHEDRWDVVDLAGRRVLVTSGRTHLYEGVERPFVTALVRIAAAAGASRVVLTNANGCLRDWRLGDVVTIVDHLNLTGSSPFDGTVFLDPRGVWDRTLAAATASVTHREGTYAQLRGPEYQTMAETRLLAASGVDVVGMSTVHEALMAAALGLRVAGLSVVSDLSFATEPVGSDTVLAAAASSRETLRRAIEEALASE